The Glycine max cultivar Williams 82 chromosome 12, Glycine_max_v4.0, whole genome shotgun sequence genome window below encodes:
- the LOC100817705 gene encoding CLAVATA3/ESR (CLE)-related protein 46 codes for MLQMRRQILVHLLFAWLLLAASALNHVTASVQATQSVHFKLGSLDASPKQRSGHVIPYWVEEKKRKSPSGPNPTENQHPPSKP; via the exons ATGCTACAAATGAGAAGACAAATTCTGGTCCATCTTCTCTTTGCATGGCTTCTGCTTGCAGCTTCTGCACTCAATCATGTCACTGCTAGTGTTCAGGCTACTCAGTCAG TTCATTTCAAGCTCGGAAGCTTAGACGCTAGCCCAAAGCAGCGAAGTGGACATGTCATACCTTATTGG GTTGAAGAAAAGAAGCGTAAAAGCCCATCAGGGCCTAACCCAACAGAGAATCAACACCCACCATCTAAACCATAG